GGGAAGGAGGGCTCATTCCCGGTTCCTTCTGTCTGGGAGGGAGGgctcattccttcctccctcacgtctttgctcaaatgtcaccctaGTGAGGCTCACCTTGAGCCCCTACCAATGCCGCAAATTGCTCTTTTTAGtaactgctttattgagatagaattcacccctttttttttttctgctttatctccccaaaccccccgccgtacatagttgtatatcttagttgcaggtccttctagttgtgggatgtgggacgccacctcaacgtggcctgacgagcggtgccatgtccgtgcccaggatccgaaccctgggccaccgcagcggagcgcgcgaacttaaccacttggccacggagccagccccagaattcacccttttaaagtgcacaattcagtgcttttaaatatatttccagaGTTGCGCAACCATCACTagttccagaacgttttcatcaacCTCCCAAAATACTCCAAACCCTTTAGCCATCAGTATCCATTtccactcccccagcccccaggaaaCTAATCTCTGTTCTGTCTCttatggatttgtctgttctggatgtttcatagAAATAGGATCAGACTGTATGTGGCCTTTCGTTTCTGGCTTTTTAACCTCCATTCTTGATCCCTtctatttttccccaaagctctcATCACCTTTAttatgtcattcatttattttatgtttattgtttataaacTGTTCCCTCCCACTAGAGTGTGGATTCCTGGTAGGCAGGACTTTTAGCTTTTCTCCACTCTTGGACGTCAGCACCTGGAGGGGTGGCTGGCCATGGAAGGtattccacaaatgtttgttgaaatgaatgaaagtCAGCCTGCCTTGACCTATGTTCCGGACCACTgcccttcttttccttctataaactctccaaattctttctttcctcagcatCCAGGCCATGCTTCCTGCTGTCTGAAATGTTCTCAGGTCTCTCTCCGTGGCTTAGCAGGCTTCAGGCCTTATAgctctcagcttaaatgtcatcttttcaGACCCTGAATGCCCTGCTTCCTCTTGCAGACAAGTGGCTCCCTTTCAcatcatttctcttctttatagCTCTCTTCACGCTCCCCACCTGCTTACTTGCACACAGTCTAGCTCCACTGCATAATATGACTATAGTAAGTGCCTGGAGAGGCCTGTGTCTCCTGTTCACTCTAGTACCTACCATCCAGAACACTGCTGGATACCTgtgtgttggatgaatgaatgagctccCAGCAGCATGCAGCTGAAAAGGCCTCAGCAGCAAAGCAGGGCCTGGGATGAGGGGGAGCCCAGGGCCAAACCACCCTCCCTATACTCCCCCGCCCCTTCCAGCCAGCCCAGAGACCACTGCAACACAAGAGATGGCCAGCTTAGAAGAGTTTAATTGATGAAAAGATCCAGAGTCTGTGCAGGCCCGTCTCTGCAGGGCTCTCACCCCCTTAACTGGGCCCTCAGCTCTGTGATGCCCCTTTTCCTGGCTTCAAGCCTGGGGAGCAGGGCGACTGGTCCCAGGCCCCTGAGGCTGGTGCTGCTCCAAATGGCCTGGcggggggccggcccccaaggcCCTTGACAAGAACTAGGGCAGCAGGCAAGATGGGGTGGCATATAATACTGAAGGTGCTGGGTGAAGCCAGCCCAGGCTGGGACCAGCCCAGGTCAGAGTAGGGAAGACAGGGAGCCCAGGGCCTGCCCAGGGACATGCTActgacccccgacccccacccccctGGCTCCACATGCTAGCAGGCAGCTGAGGAGAAGCAGCTGGTCCCAGAGAAAACAAAGGTGCAGACAATCCACCAGAGTTGCAGCGGGGCCCAGAGGCCATGGAAGTGCCCAGGGCCCAAAGGAAGCCAGAGCTTCTGGGATGAGGTGTGCCAGAGCCAAGGGGTGTCTTCCAGTTTGAGGGTGAGATGTGAGGTGTGCAGGGGGCACAAGGTGGTTTTAGGAGGTGGCGGCAGCAGGTGAGGCCAGAGGTGGCTGGTGGGCAGGCTAGTCCTGGGGAGATAAACCAACAAGTGGGAGGGAGTTGAGAGGGCCTGGGAAGGGGAGGTGGCACATGCTGCaggggtgtgtggggagggaTAGATGCGGGGTCCACTGGTCCACTCACCCACTCGTCCTCGTCCACACCTTCGAAGGAATCCTGGGGGAGTGGGTCCTCCCGGTTCCCCAATTTCGCCACCATGGCATTCAGCAGCTGGGAGAGTGGAAAGGAGCAGAGGTGAGAAGGGAATAGGACTTCCAACCCCAAGAATGTCAGACCACAGTTTGAACTCTGTCAAGGCTGTGAAAGAGCCATTTTCATTAGAGCCCTGACAAAGTTAATGGTTTTCATTGAAAAAGCCACCTCGACAGAGACAGGGGAGCCAGAGGACAGACTGTGACACGCAGCACCGGAGTCACAAGACAGCTGTCTCCACACACTGCCTCAGACACTCAAATGTGCACGGGGTCCCAAAGGCACTTGGGTCCCAAACCTCCAGCCCTGGTTGGGTTGGGCCAGGCCAGAGCGGGGCCTCTCTCTGCCGTTCCCTGGCTTCCCGAGCCCTGTGCCCCGTGGGTGGTAGCAGTCAGCTTCAGGGCTCCAGAAGGTCTCCCCATCAAGCTctccaactgagatgggggtgaCACTGGCTCCTGTTCCCATCTGAGTCGGGTTAGAGAACTGAAGGCTTGCGAGGGCAAGCACCAACTGAGAGAcctgtcccctcccagggccagccccctcctgcgcctacctcttccttcttttgctggTCCGACTTCTCTTCCAGGTAGAGCGCTGAGGATGGGGCCCGCCGGGCAGGGGCTTCACGGGGGGCCTGGCTcactggggcagggcagggacaggCATGAGGCATCAGAATCCCCTTGGTTGGGGCTCCTTACTCAACCCTTTGGTACCAGCCCCTAGAGGATTTCATGGGAGAGACCCCAGAGTGGCATTAACAGCTACTGACTCCTCTGTTCACAGGACCACCCTGGGCACCAGGTTGCCTGTGCGCGTGCGTGCGTGCATGTTGGGCTGGACACTTGTGATGGAAACACAGAACCTGGGCCCTGCCTCCGGGGGCTCAGAGACAGAGCCTGGAGACCCTGCCTCCTCATCCCTGGGAGTACCAGAGGTTTCTGCGTGCCAGCAGGGATGGAGGACTGGACTTGGgccttctgcccctttctccaaCTCTCACCCACTCCCCTGCTTTCTACTTGCCCCCCGGTCCCTCATCCTACCTGGGGTCATGCCAGGGGGCTGCAGGCTGAGAAGCCGGGGCTGCCCGTTAGCGCCTTCCAGCCAGGCCTTGGCACTGAGTACCGGCTCCCAGGTGATGGCTGTGTCTGGGAACACGTCATCCTGGAAGAACTCTTTCTGcaatggagggaggagggggctgccctGAGGCACTGACCAGAGCCCAGGGCACAGTGGCATCCGTTGGTGGGCGGGGGGAGAATGGCAAGACCTGGCACCCCAGTCTGGGGTTTCTGAATCTCAGCATAGGAAGGGGTACAGGTGCCCCAAAGAGCAGCAAGTGGGGCAGTTTCGTGACAGGGCCAGCCAGGCCCCAAAGCCCCTGATGGACTGGGATGGGGGCTGGGCATCAGTGAGCGGGGATCCAACCTCACCCTGACTCGGGGCAGCCGGAAGGCGACGGGCTCCAGGGATGTCTGGCGAAGCCGCAGGCATCGGGCAAACTCCACTTCCCGCACGTCACACTCGGACTTGGGCAGGAGGACAAAGCCCTGGGGAAGCAGAGGTGtgagctggggctgcagcccagAGCTCACAGCCCCCCTCCCTTAGGACCTCCGGGACCAGGCCTGTGCCTGCATAGTGGGGTCCTGGCAGATGTTTGATAACCAGCTGTCTGGAGGAAAAACGCCCTGATTTGTAGCGTTGGTGTGAAAACTCCCACCTTGGCTGATGACTCGCCGAAGGCAGACTTGAGAAGAGAGGTGCAGTAGCTTGCTATGAGGTGGTATTTCCACCAGACAGACCAACAGAgcaaataacctcaagagcataaataatagtaaaatcaGGTAAAATAACTAGGTAGTGATAAATTGGGTATTTATTGCCTTGGtttctaatataatttatttgtaggTTCATATAACTTAACCTCAtatggtttaatttttaataatggttgAGTTTAACAACCAGCTTCCCGGAGCTGCTGGGCACAGCTGGCCCGGTGACCTGCCGACCCCGTGACCTGCCGACCCCACAGGCCCCTGCACTTCCCCACATGGCCACGAGAGGGCGGGGGAGTCCTGTGGTCCCACCTAGGCAAGAAGGGCCACGGAGCTCGAGGGCTCACCTTGTGGGGGTCAGGGGACGTGAAGCTGTTGCACTCCAGGAAGAAAGGGGCCTCGGGGAGCAGCTCGTACAGGAACACACGGGTGTCACCCTGGGGGGGCAGCGGCGGGGAGAGTGAGGTGGCCAGCTAAAGCTGCCTTTTTCCCACCTCCTCTCACCTGCCCAGAGCCCCCCACGTGCCCACCACAGCCCACCTTGCCCGTGAGTAGCACCAGGCCAGTGTCTGGGTCGTAGCTGGGCAGCAGGGTCGAGGGAGCCACGTCCAGCCCCAGTATTGCCAAGGGGCCACCGGCCAGGGCCTGGGCCGAGTACAGGAGTAGCTGGCGCTCACTTCGGCTGCAAGGGGGGACCAGGGGACAGAAGCAGGTAAACTGGAGGGACTGGGGCAGGGCAGACTTCAGAAAGGACCTTGATCTTGTGGGGCTTGAGGGCTGAGGGCCTCAAGGCCAGAGGAGAGGCCTCTGCTCATCCTCTTTCCTGGTCCAGCACTCAGGACTACTGACCTGGCCTAATGCAAGAATGTCCTAAACTACCGCCCTGCCTGGGCCCTCCTCCCCTACCACTGccccctctgctgccctctgacCCTCCTCAGCAGAGTCCTGGCCCCAGCGCATGTCCCATGGCCACTGCAGCCTACTAAGCCTGGACTTTTCTCCCCACATTTTGCCTCTCACCCTCTGGTCCACCCAGGCTTGTCAGCTTCCTGGCCTTCCTGCCCAAACTTGAATGTCCTCTCCTCTGGGTCTCTGGTTACTAGCCCCTTTGTGATCCAGTTCAGATGACACCTCCCTTAGGAGGCCCTCCCTGATCCCTCCTCCAAAGTGCCAAATGCCCATCCCTTGGACCTTTCTGGTAGGATTGGCTCTGTGTTTCATGCACTTCACCTGCTCCCCACCAGGCATGGGCTCCTTGCAGCAGGGTGTGGCTCTCATCCCTCTGGGCTCCCAGTTGACTCATTCTTCCTCcccgcctccctgcctcccatccATCCAATCACCCACCtacccactcatccacccatacagccacccactcatccacccatccatccaataAGCGAGGAACGGGAACAGCTTCTGCACACCTGACAGGTATATGTATATCTGGGAAAAGGGGACACAGGTGCTTGCTAAAGTCTGGGGATACGGATAGTGGGCCTTCAGTCCTACCTGTCAAAGCCAGACACCAGCAGACAGAGACCATCACACACCCAGACAATGCGGGCTCCACGGGCCCCCTCGGGCCCTGGGCCTTCCTGTTGGGATACAGCACATAAGGCCCAGCTGGGGCTCCCTGGCCGGGTCTGAGGGCCGCCCCCAGCCCATCTTGCTCACCTGTAGTGGATCAGCGCCACTCCGGGGCTTGTAGACCCGCAAGCGCCCGTCCTTGCAGACAGTGGCCAGCTGCTGCCCGTCAGGACTCCAGGCCAGGCCAAAGATCTGGGGGCAGGTAGGGAAGTGAGAGGCAGCCTCTCATCTCGTGGCTGGGCGCCTGCCTCTACATCTGTCCTACCTGGTCCTGGTGGCCCTGCAGCCTCAGCCGCTCAGCTCCAGCTTGAAGGTCCCAGATCCGGATGGTAAGGTCATAGGAAGAGGAGGCCAGTATGTTGGCTGCCAGCGGGTGGAAGCGCAGAGAGTAGATCTTTTCTGTGTGGCCTGGGGGTAAGGCAGGGGGTGACTCCAAGCCCCTCAGGAGCCACTGCCCATCccctggccccctccctgggTCCACCTGACCTGTGAGCACAGCCTCAGGAGTGGTGAGCACCTTCTCCAGGCCCTCGGGGGGCACCCGCCACAGTCGGATCCTGGCGTCTTCCCCAGCTGCAGAGAGTGCAGGCTCAGGCTCATCACTGCTGGGCCTAAGACCCCGGGGCTTCCCCTGCCCCCATTCAGGACCCTAGGAACCCCGCCTTGAGCCCAGCGCCCAGGCTCCTTACCCACAGCAAGGCGGTGGGGGTCAAAGGGGTCCCAGGCCAGATCGGTCACGGCTGCCCCATTCTGCAGCGTGGGCAGTGCTGTGTCAGGCAGGCGGCCAGGCTTCCGCAGCTGTGGGAGGTGCCCCCACCCCAAGGCCCATCAGTAACAGGCAAGAGGGCCTGGTCCCCAGGGGCTGCAGGGCAAGCAGagtgcccaggccccaccctgtgCAGCCGATGCCCCACTGCTGGGTGGCCCAAGCTCTCTGCCTCAGCCACCTCATGCTCGGAGCCCCAAGTGCCAAACGTGAGGCCCCAGAAAGTGAGGGGAGGCAGTGTGGAGTGGTGGAAAGAGCTCAGGCTTGGGGCTCAGgcaacctgggttcaaaccccagatCCACCACTTACACAGTTGTGTGACCGGGCAGGTCACtaaaactctctgtgcctcactgctctcatctgtaaaatggggataagaatagcATCCCCCATATGGGGCAGCTGGGAGAATTAAAGGGAAGAGAGGGACGCTGGGcgggtgcctggcacatggtttGTGCTCAGAGAATGTGAGCTGGTGTGGGTATCCGATGCCTTTAGCGTCCTGAAGGGACCTGGAGGCAGctgtggtggggtggggactCTCACCTCAAGCACAGCCACCTGCCCACCGCTACTCAGCAGGGGCACGGCCACACGCAGCTGGTTGGCACAGAAGCCGTCGCTCTCGCCGGGTGTGGTGAGGTTGAGCCCCTTGAGGTTGGTGATGTGGCTGTCTCGGTGCAGGACGGTGCCCTGAGCATGGCGGAACTTGGAACTGGGGCCTAGTGGGCGGCAGGGACACGGAGCCACCTGAGGATGCCCTGCCTGCCCGCCCTGCACTGTCCTGCAGGAGGACCCCAGGCCATCCCTGAGTCCTGGCTGCCTGCTTCCCTCACTGCAAGATCAGGCAAGGTGTGTGCCCAGGCCTCTGCCAGGCCAGCCAACACAGCTCACCCAGACGGTGCCTGGGAATGAGAAGCCTGGTGGAAGGCTGGGGCTCCAGGGAACGTCCAGGACACCCCCCTACACATGAGCTTCACTTCATCCCACGAGGATGAATGACTCCaccaggaagggaggcaggacttgggaagggcaggcagggctATGGGGGGAGCCAGGGCCATAgggggaagcagggctgggagtggcagggctgtgggagcaggcagggctgtgggaggcagggccaTGGGGGGAAGTAAGGCTAGGGGAGGCAGGGCTATAGGAGTAggcagggctgtgggaggcagggccgtgggggcaggcagggccgTGGGGGGAGGCAGGACTGGGGTAAAGAGGAGGATGGCTAGGGTGGGGGTAGACAGGGCTCCCACTCTGACGCACTTACCCAGCAGGCTCTGCAGTGACCTCTGGCTAGGGCTGGTGCCGATGCCGCTGGTGCTGGAGAGCGAGGGCCCCAGGCTGGAGGGCGTGGAGGGCGAGGTCAgtgagctgggaggggaggagaagcccTCCTGGGGGAGAAGCACGGGGGTCAGCCAGCAGGCCCCTGGGTGTGTTGGCCGAAGAGAAAGGGGACGCCCAGGTCATCACTCTGGCCCCTCCTCCCGTGTGGGACAGTGGGCTGGGCATGAAGTCCCACTGTGGGGCATGGGGTGGGGACACAATCGCAGACACTGACAGGGGCTGGGGGTAACACAATGGTGAGCTGAGCTTTAGGCCATGGGGACAGCAGGTGGCAGCTGCTGGCTCCCAGCTTTGTGGGAGGGTGGGCCCAGCGTGTTTAAGATCTGCCAGtatttcaagagaagccagaaatcttcatttttatgtgaaaaatctCTCACTTTCTAAGTGTTTGCTCAGTTTAGAGAACACTGTGAGATTCTTTATTTATGCTCTGTGGGCCTCGTTTCTGTGTTATGCTCAACAGCCAGAAAAGGTTAAAAAGACCTTCGGGGCAGGCGGACACACTTGCCAGCTTTGACTCAGGGCCCCCTGGTGGTGTCgtgaggaggaggctgggcaggcaGCCTTGGCACTCACACTGGGGTCCATGTCGCCCACAGGCGTCTCCGCAGGCCTGGCCACCTCAGCGGGGGGCTCGGCAGGGTGCACCAGGCGGGAAGTGAAGCTGGAGCGGGGCCGGCGGGCTGGGTGGAGGCTGACCCTCTGCACCTGTGGGGAGAGGCCAGCAGGTGAGGCAGGAGGGATAGGGATGGGGGGCACAGGACAGCTGAGAGAGCGCACGGCCGGACTGTGGGCCAGTGAATGGGGCTGCTGCCAGTGGGCTTCCAGAGGCTGGTGGAGGCCAGGAGTGGCCCGCCAGGCCTTGGTCCTACCTGCTGGTTGCTCCCAGCCCACCAGGCGTGGGGGTCGGAGGCAGGCACACAGCCTGCAGTGTCTGGGAACAGGTCCTGATGGAACTCTACAGTCTGGTGGCAGACAAGCACATGGCTGGTGAGGCCCAGGTTCCTCaggccctcccagcccctcacccaAGACCCCCTCACCTTGCGGGGCACGTGATAGCTGATGGGCATGATGGCCGTGTCACTCAGCTGCAGGACACGGAGCACCTCGCAGCCCATGACGGCCAGCGCCCGCCGGGGCACGAGTGCCGCCCCCCTCAGCGCACTCTCCAGGAGGCACTGGGTCACTGTTGGGGACACCATGGGAGGATGGtcagggtgggcaggggaggggaaaggggaggtggaggagggcagggcttACCAGGGCTCAGTGCTGGCTGCTGTGGGGCCACCTCGTAGCAGGACAGCTGACTCTCACCCTGAAACGAGCCCAACCTGAGTGCTGCTCACTGACTGCACCCTGGTGGCCTGGGGCACGCCCCGGCTTGAGCACCAGCCCCCCTCTGTTCCTCTCCCAGGACCTGAGCCACAGAACCATGGCAGATGTCTATGGGGCCCTGATGTGTGCTGGGCACCGAGCTGAGCCCTCAGTAGACTTTACTCGACCTGTTCGTCATCACCGTGCATAGACTGAGCACCAGAGATATATATTCAGTATTTACAGAGTGCCTGCTGCATGCTAACACTATTCTCTGCCTTGTCCTCATGAAGCTGACATCTAGGGGGGTTACAGTCACCCGACTGCACGGATGAAGACGCAGGGGCCTGGACGCGCAGAGCCCCTGAGGAGGCTGCTCGGCTGGGTGGCGGTGGAGCCTAGGCAGTGCCCTTCTGGTTCCTCCCTTCTGGGGGCAGAGGGCATCCTGCACTCCCCACTCACACAGCTAGCTGGTTAGGTCAAAGGTCGGGGCCAGGCCTGGCAAGTGAGGGCACCAGCACCAGTGGCCGACGTGGGTGGGCATGGGTGGAGGCTCCAGCTTCTCTCTCACCTTTCCTGCCAGGACCAGGAGCCCGGAGTCTGGGTCCAGCAGGGGCATCAGAGACCTGGGAGAGAAAGAGGTAGTTGGCAGGATGTGGTCAGCCACTGTGGGCAAGGGCAGCAGGACCATGAACCTTCTGACCCCAGAGAGGGGCTCAGGCCAAGCAACACAGTGGCCAGGAGCAATGCAGGCCCTCCAGCTGCGTTCAGCCTGGTCCCTGGGgcacctctgcctcctctccctgtgcTACCAATATGCTGAGCACATCACCACGTCCCAGCCTTTCTTCCTGGGTCCTCCATCTGCCCACCTTCTTCACTCAGGACTCATGCCGTGGGCATAGGGAGCCATCCTCTCTTTCTTCACTTTAGCCCCGACCTCTGCTGCTCCAGGAAGACCCACACATGTTCTGCCCCAGGTCCCACCTTGGCCAGCCTAGACATCAGGCCAGGGAAGGCGAGGGAGGTGCCAGAACTGGGGGTTCCCTTCACTAGCACCCAGGGCCGTCAGTCCAGGCGCACCAGGTCTGCACTAAGGTTTGAGGGCCACCTACTCAGTCACCCCACGCTCCTGGGGCGTTGATGACATCTTAGAGACTTGTAACCCTGCTCTGCGCAAACCTTGAGCCCCTGTGCCCAAACCTGAGCCAGGGGCCAGGAGCAGCGGCTCCTTTGCCACTgtacttccctcccctccccattctcGATCCCGTTTCGGAGAcagggggcctggggagggacaGTGGCTTCGAATGTAGAGGGCAGGCTCGAAGGCCCCAGAGCCCCTGCCACCCTTTGCCCATCTCGTCTCTGCCAATAGCCTGTCACTGCCCAGGGATTTATgactcccctcccagggccctgcagggCCCCTCTGCAGCCCCTAGCCCTGTGAGTGCTCCTTCCTGGCTCAggctctggggggtgggggaccaGAAGAACTTGGACAGGTGCCTCATCTGtttctgattctttctcctgGTCTTGGTCTCACATCCCTGTGGACCCGTGGGCCTGGACCCCCACCCTGACACTGACACTTGCTCCACACAGAACCCCATCCTCACTGTGGTTCCAGCGGTCAGAGGTCGCCCAGCTGTGGCAGCTGCCTCTATCCCTCACCCAGGCAACAAAGGGcccatcccccttcctcctcccctgcccgtCCATCCCCTCCCGGCCAGCTGCCTAAGGTCCACTGCTATGCCCCCCCCACCCGCCAACCCCTGTGGGGAGACACAGAATGGGCTGGGAAGCTGGGTGGGGCCCTGGGTGTCTCCAAAGCTTCTTGGAGTGCCCTGGGCCGGTCACCTGTGAGTAACACAGCCTCTAATTACCTCAGGCCGGCATGGTGACCCGGGCTCAGAACTGCACTTCTTGACCTGGTCTGACCACTGCCTGCTGCAGGGGAGTGTGCAGTTGGGGGGACAAAGTGGGTGTGTGACCTGGGGTGCCCCCTACACTGATGCTGGCTCCATCAGGGGTGGATACAAGTCCCTTCCACAGCTCTAACAGGgctttcactcactcattcattcacaatcattcattcctttggCAAGCTGGACTGTGCCTGGCCCTCAGCTCGGCCTGCAGGTGTGACCAGGAGTGAGTAGAACAGACCCCacctctgtcctcaaggagctcacggcctgctgtgagagagagagatatagtCCCACAGATAAACACATGAGGGAAAAGTTCTCTAAGGACACACAGCAAGGGGCAGAAGGGCCTGACTTTGGCTGGCCACAGGGGAGGGGGTGTTCTGCAAGACCCAAAGATTAAGGAGGAATCAACTACATCAAGGGAAGAGAGTTCCAGATGGAAAAAGCAGCACGTGAAAAGGACCTGTGGCAGGTGCATGCAGGGCGTATCTGAGGAACAGGGAGAAGAATGGTAGCGTGGTAGGTGGGCAGGGAGGGTAAGGGCGAGGCTCGGGatggggtgggcagaggccagacaGAACGGGGCCTGGTGCTTCAGGAGGGGAGTTCTGCCTCCCTCTGTCAGACAGCAATGAAAAGCGGATGGACGTCTTAACTGAAGAGGCACAGGATCAGATGTGTGCTGAGCAGAGATCTCTATgtggagacaggaaggaggagtggAAACATGAGGTGACGTGGGGCTCAGGGCAGAGTCTGAGAGCGAGTGACTCCTGTGGCCCAGCCACTGCCTTGGTGAGCACTGGTGAATGGGCCTGCGGGTTCTGCTATGACACTGATGTCACCCGTGCTCGAAACCAAGCTCCTGAAGAGGCTCGACCTGACCTTCCTGCACCGCCCCCCCGCCAGCCCACTGACTCAGGCGCAGGGGGCACAGGGGCAGGAAGTCACAGAGGGTAGGGCTGGCTCCTCCAACAGGTCAGGCCGGTCTTCCTCGCCTTGGGCAGAGCCATCTGGGCAGCTCTGCCAGGCGGGAGCATCCTGCCTGCCGCAGCACGGGCCAGGAAATGGGGTCATGGCACCCAGCCCCAAGGGTTGACTAACAGCAGGCATAGGGCTGACCCCAGGCCTCGTAAAGAGAGCCAGGCCGGGCCTGGGACGCAGAACCAAGCCCCAGCCTGGCAGAGGGCCAGAGGTGGTGAGCGCTGGCACAGGCATCTCTCTCGCTGCCATGGCTGGGGGGGCAAGGGGGGGTGGCATCTGAGCCTGCCACTGGGAAGGGCTCTGACACAGGTCCAGGTGTGGGGGTCTGCTCTAGACCCCACATCTAGAAGGTCTAGAGCCCAGATCTGCCCCCTACCCTCAAGCCCAGGTCCCAGAAGACACAGGATAATGGTGGTACCAAGTGGGTCATGTTGGGGAGGGTCAGCCCCCTGACAACCCCAATACTCCTGCAGTCATCACAGTAGAAGTACCAGCTGTGCCTGCCAGGAGAAGCAGCTTCAAGAGTCCTCCTCTGGTTCTCCCCGCCAGACCTGCCAACCTAGACATCCTGGCATTGCCACCCCTTGAAAGCAGTCCAGGTTCCTTGGATCTGTCCTTGTCACCCAGGCTGGGCAGTGGGGACCCCTTGGACCAAGCCCTACCCCACATTCCTTAGCTCCCTCCCATCACAGAGGCTGCATGTAACCAGGTTCTAAGGGGGAAGGTGTCCTGAAGCCACAtgaggaaaagatggacaaaCTGGACAAACTGCTCCTGGAAGCTGCCCTTGAGCCTCTGGGGGGATGGGAGCATGGCCTGTGTGAGTCCAGGCTCAGGATCGGGGTTGGCGGTGGACCTTTTAGGTAGATGGGATCTCCCCATCGGGTGGAACTGACCACAGAGGTGACCCGTTCCTTGGTGAAAGTCAGGCCAGAGGTCCTCAGGGCACCCCTGAGGGGCATCTGTGGACCTTCCTGAGGGCCTTAGGAGACACAGGGCCCAAGTAAAGGCATAGGGACAGCCTGACCAGAACCACACAGCACAGACTGTAAACTCAAATGCTTCCCGGGCCGGGCAAGACACTGAGTGAGTGAAGCAGCCTGGTATGAGACCACTAAGAGTGGTGGGGACTGGGGCGCCTGTGAGCTCAGGCGTTGGTCAGAGGGGGCAGCTGCCACTCAGCCCCAGCCGAAAGTTCCTGTTCAAAGCAAGCTGGGAAGTCCCGTTTTAATGCGAAACCACCagatttttta
This region of Equus quagga isolate Etosha38 chromosome 7, UCLA_HA_Equagga_1.0, whole genome shotgun sequence genomic DNA includes:
- the CORO7 gene encoding coronin-7 isoform X5 — translated: MNRFRVSKFRHTEARPPRREAWISDIRAGTAPSCGNHIKSSCSLIAFNSDRPGVLGIVPLEGQGEDKRHVTHLGCHSDLVMDLDFSPFDDFLLATGSADRTVKLWRLPAPGQALPSGPGLVLGPEDVQVEVLQFHPTVDGVLVSAAGTAVKVWDVAKQQPLTELAAHGDLVQGAAWSRDGALVGTTCKDKQLRIFDPRVKPEVSQSTQAHESNRDGRLAWTGTQEHLVSTGFNQMREREVKLWDTRHFSSALTSLTLDTSPGSLMPLLDPDSGLLVLAGKGESQLSCYEVAPQQPALSPVTQCLLESALRGAALVPRRALAVMGCEVLRVLQLSDTAIMPISYHVPRKTVEFHQDLFPDTAGCVPASDPHAWWAGSNQQVQRVSLHPARRPRSSFTSRLVHPAEPPAEVARPAETPVGDMDPSEGFSSPPSSLTSPSTPSSLGPSLSSTSGIGTSPSQRSLQSLLGPSSKFRHAQGTVLHRDSHITNLKGLNLTTPGESDGFCANQLRVAVPLLSSGGQVAVLELRKPGRLPDTALPTLQNGAAVTDLAWDPFDPHRLAVAGEDARIRLWRVPPEGLEKVLTTPEAVLTGHTEKIYSLRFHPLAANILASSSYDLTIRIWDLQAGAERLRLQGHQDQIFGLAWSPDGQQLATVCKDGRLRVYKPRSGADPLQEGPGPEGARGARIVWVCDGLCLLVSGFDSRSERQLLLYSAQALAGGPLAILGLDVAPSTLLPSYDPDTGLVLLTGKGDTRVFLYELLPEAPFFLECNSFTSPDPHKGFVLLPKSECDVREVEFARCLRLRQTSLEPVAFRLPRVRKEFFQDDVFPDTAITWEPVLSAKAWLEGANGQPRLLSLQPPGMTPVSQAPREAPARRAPSSALYLEEKSDQQKKEELLNAMVAKLGNREDPLPQDSFEGVDEDEWAKYLAQIIVMGAQVVGRAFARALRQEFAASRAAADARGRAGHQSAAASNLSGLSLQEAQQILNVSKLSPEEIQKNYEHLFKVNDKSVGGSFYLQSKVVRAKERLDEELRIQAQEDREREQTPPT
- the CORO7 gene encoding coronin-7 isoform X2; this encodes MNRFRVSKFRHTEARPPRREAWISDIRAGTAPSCGNHIKSSCSLIAFNSDRPGVLGIVPLEGQGEDKRHVTHLGCHSDLVMDLDFSPFDDFLLATGSADRTVKLWRLPAPGQALPSGPGLVLGPEDVQVEVLQFHPTVDGVLVSAAGTAVKVWDVAKQQPLTELAAHGDLVQGAAWSRDGALVGTTCKDKQLRIFDPRVKPEVSQSTQAHESNRDGRLAWTGTQEHLVSTGFNQMREREVKLWDTRHFSSALTSLTLDTSPGSLMPLLDPDSGLLVLAGKGESQLSCYEVAPQQPALSPVTQCLLESALRGAALVPRRALAVMGCEVLRVLQLSDTAIMPISYHVPRKTVEFHQDLFPDTAGCVPASDPHAWWAGSNQQVQRVSLHPARRPRSSFTSRLVHPAEPPAEVARPAETPVGDMDPSEGFSSPPSSLTSPSTPSSLGPSLSSTSGIGTSPSQRSLQSLLGPSSKFRHAQGTVLHRDSHITNLKGLNLTTPGESDGFCANQLRVAVPLLSSGGQVAVLELRKPGRLPDTALPTLQNGAAVTDLAWDPFDPHRLAVAGEDARIRLWRVPPEGLEKVLTTPEAVLTGHTEKIYSLRFHPLAANILASSSYDLTIRIWDLQAGAERLRLQGHQDQIFGLAWSPDGQQLATVCKDGRLRVYKPRSGADPLQEGPGPEGARGARIVWVCDGLCLLVSGFDSRSERQLLLYSAQALAGGPLAILGLDVAPSTLLPSYDPDTGLVLLTGKGDTRVFLYELLPEAPFFLECNSFTSPDPHKGFVLLPKSECDVREVEFARCLRLRQTSLEPVAFRLPRVRKEFFQDDVFPDTAITWEPVLSAKAWLEGANGQPRLLSLQPPGMTPGAGTKGLSKEPQPRGF